A section of the Methanocaldococcus sp. FS406-22 genome encodes:
- a CDS encoding 30S ribosomal protein S8e, whose protein sequence is MSVWQGKSRRKPTGGLYRLARKKRKYEMGREPIETHVAEEAFRIKKVRTRGGNLKVKVVRTGFANVLDPETGVCKKVKIITVRENKANIHYVRRNVITKGAIIETEIGLAKVTSRPGQDGTVNAVLIKE, encoded by the coding sequence ATGAGTGTATGGCAAGGAAAAAGTAGAAGAAAGCCAACAGGTGGATTATATAGATTAGCAAGAAAAAAGAGAAAATATGAAATGGGTAGAGAACCTATAGAAACACACGTAGCAGAAGAGGCATTTAGAATAAAAAAGGTTAGAACAAGAGGAGGAAACTTAAAGGTTAAGGTTGTTAGAACAGGATTCGCTAACGTATTAGACCCAGAAACAGGAGTTTGTAAGAAGGTTAAGATAATAACAGTTAGAGAAAACAAGGCAAACATCCACTATGTCAGAAGAAACGTTATAACAAAAGGAGCAATTATTGAAACAGAGATTGGATTGGCAAAAGTTACATCAAGACCAGGA
- a CDS encoding DASS family sodium-coupled anion symporter produces MRLSKEFIGLGMIIASLIFSSTLPDIYKGIVILIVVGCLWFFELLPLPVTSLAIPIMAVFLGIFNLKEALTYFAHPIIFLFLGGFMLAQALKNHNLDKFIAYKLLNYGKDFKTTCFLMFLSAYFLSMWISNTSATLILLPIALGLLHKKTDKLRDFLLLGIAYSASIGGIATIIGSPPNAIASSYLDYGFFSWFKAGFPISLLLFLISTLTLYIYFKNWIPKEDIAIQARVELSTDAYKLLAIFLLIALLWIISDYLSEIFNVQYFDSVIAIFAIILLFVFNLVKVDDFKKIDWGTLILFGGALCLGGVIVKSGANTFLSEKLIAILGNLSPIAVLFAVITITIILTNFISNTGLTGILAPILFGASLGIPKEILILAIGISASCSFILPVGTPPNAIVYGEGVKKEEMMKVGAVLSILSATVITLYFLLYI; encoded by the coding sequence ATGAGATTATCCAAAGAATTTATAGGTTTGGGGATGATTATAGCTTCTCTTATTTTTAGCTCAACTTTACCAGACATCTACAAAGGTATTGTTATATTGATAGTTGTTGGATGTTTGTGGTTTTTTGAATTACTGCCTCTTCCAGTTACATCCTTAGCAATACCAATCATGGCAGTGTTTTTAGGAATTTTTAATTTAAAAGAGGCTTTAACATACTTTGCCCATCCAATAATATTTTTATTCTTAGGAGGATTTATGCTTGCACAAGCATTAAAAAATCATAATTTAGATAAATTTATTGCCTATAAGCTGTTAAATTATGGAAAGGATTTTAAAACTACTTGCTTTTTAATGTTTTTATCAGCATATTTTTTGTCTATGTGGATTAGTAACACATCTGCCACGTTAATTTTATTACCTATAGCTCTTGGCCTATTACATAAAAAAACTGATAAGTTGAGGGATTTTTTATTGTTAGGAATTGCTTACTCTGCCTCTATAGGTGGGATAGCAACAATTATTGGCTCCCCACCAAATGCCATAGCAAGTAGTTATTTAGATTATGGATTTTTTAGCTGGTTTAAAGCTGGATTTCCAATAAGCTTATTGTTATTTTTAATCTCTACTTTAACATTATATATTTATTTCAAAAACTGGATTCCAAAAGAAGATATTGCTATTCAAGCAAGAGTAGAGCTAAGCACAGATGCTTATAAATTATTAGCTATATTTTTATTGATAGCTTTACTCTGGATAATTAGTGATTATTTAAGTGAAATTTTTAATGTCCAATATTTTGATTCAGTTATTGCTATATTTGCCATAATTTTATTGTTTGTATTTAATTTAGTTAAAGTTGATGATTTTAAGAAAATAGATTGGGGAACTTTGATTTTATTTGGCGGAGCTTTATGTTTAGGAGGAGTTATTGTTAAAAGTGGAGCTAACACATTTTTATCTGAAAAACTTATAGCTATATTAGGTAATTTAAGCCCAATTGCGGTTTTATTTGCAGTAATTACAATAACAATAATTCTAACTAATTTTATAAGCAACACGGGATTGACTGGAATATTAGCCCCAATCCTATTTGGAGCATCTTTGGGAATTCCAAAAGAGATTTTAATATTGGCAATTGGTATATCAGCATCATGTTCTTTTATTTTACCTGTTGGAACACCACCTAATGCTATTGTATATGGTGAAGGTGTCAAAAAAGAAGAGATGATGAAAGTTGGAGCGGTTTTATCAATACTCTCTGCAACTGTAATAACTTTGTATTTTCTTCTCTATATATAA
- a CDS encoding lipopolysaccharide assembly protein LapB: MSKSKNGNDMNNLINQENNNELMSKALNKIDESIEVLEDILKVPPDHPITNFLKGLLLSITGDFENALKLLDEALESNPNNAIVKYLKAHVYEHLNVIDKSLKEYDEILKINPFLVPAWLRKAEILRKLGRYEDALECYNKVLEITPNITAFYGKALVLHKLGELEEALNCLNKALEIKPDFLLALIKKAQILISLNKLSEAIITLKRASEIRPDDVGVLFNLGLVHLRLKEFKEAIDAFDKVLERNPFHLGARLGKAIAYEKLGELDKALKIYDEIFSYYSNE, encoded by the coding sequence ATGAGTAAATCTAAAAATGGAAACGATATGAATAATCTAATAAATCAGGAAAATAATAATGAACTAATGTCTAAGGCATTGAACAAAATTGATGAATCTATAGAAGTATTGGAGGATATATTAAAAGTACCTCCAGACCATCCTATTACTAATTTTCTAAAAGGGCTTTTACTGAGTATAACTGGTGACTTTGAAAACGCATTGAAATTATTAGATGAAGCATTAGAGTCAAATCCCAATAATGCTATTGTGAAATATTTGAAAGCTCATGTTTATGAACATCTAAATGTGATAGATAAGAGTTTAAAAGAATATGATGAAATTTTAAAGATTAACCCATTTTTAGTCCCAGCATGGCTTAGAAAGGCGGAAATTCTTAGAAAGCTTGGGAGATATGAAGATGCATTAGAATGTTACAACAAAGTGTTAGAAATTACTCCAAATATTACAGCTTTTTACGGTAAAGCTTTAGTTTTACATAAATTGGGAGAACTTGAAGAGGCATTAAACTGTTTAAATAAAGCTCTGGAAATAAAACCTGACTTTCTATTGGCCCTTATAAAGAAAGCCCAGATACTAATTTCATTAAATAAGCTTTCAGAAGCGATAATAACATTAAAAAGAGCCTCGGAAATTAGACCTGATGACGTAGGGGTTTTATTTAACCTAGGCCTTGTTCATTTAAGATTAAAGGAGTTTAAAGAGGCAATTGACGCATTTGATAAAGTTTTAGAGAGAAATCCATTTCATTTGGGAGCCCGACTTGGTAAAGCTATAGCATATGAAAAACTAGGAGAGTTAGATAAAGCATTGAAGATATATGACGAGATATTCTCCTATTATTCAAATGAATAA
- a CDS encoding 2,5-diamino-6-(ribosylamino)-4(3H)-pyrimidinone 5'-phosphate reductase, protein MEKKPYVISNVGMTLDGKLATINNDSRISCEEDLIRVHKIRANVDGIMVGIGTVLKDNPRLTVHKIKSDRNPVRIVVDSKLRVPLNARVLNKDAKTIIATTEDGDEEKEKKIKILEDMGIEVVKCGRGKVDLKKLMEILYDKGIKSILLEGGGTLNWGMFKEGLVDEVSVYIAPKIFGGKDTPTYVDGEGFKTVDECVKLELKNFYRLGEGIVLEFKVKK, encoded by the coding sequence ATGGAAAAAAAGCCATATGTTATATCTAACGTAGGCATGACCTTAGATGGGAAGTTAGCAACTATAAATAACGACTCAAGAATTTCATGTGAAGAGGATTTAATAAGGGTTCATAAAATTAGGGCAAATGTTGATGGAATTATGGTTGGTATTGGGACTGTTTTAAAGGACAACCCAAGATTAACAGTCCATAAGATTAAAAGTGATAGAAATCCTGTTAGAATAGTTGTTGATAGTAAGCTAAGAGTTCCACTAAATGCAAGAGTTTTAAATAAAGATGCTAAAACCATTATCGCAACAACAGAAGATGGTGATGAAGAGAAAGAAAAGAAAATAAAAATCTTAGAGGATATGGGCATAGAGGTTGTTAAATGTGGTAGAGGAAAGGTAGATTTAAAAAAATTGATGGAGATTTTATATGATAAGGGAATAAAAAGCATCTTATTGGAAGGAGGAGGAACTTTAAATTGGGGGATGTTTAAAGAGGGTTTAGTTGATGAAGTCTCTGTTTATATAGCTCCAAAAATATTTGGTGGGAAAGATACCCCTACATATGTAGATGGAGAAGGGTTTAAAACAGTTGATGAGTGTGTTAAATTAGAATTAAAAAACTTTTATAGGTTGGGAGAAGGAATTGTGTTGGAATTTAAGGTAAAGAAATAA
- a CDS encoding tRNA (5-methylaminomethyl-2-thiouridine)(34)-methyltransferase MnmD, whose protein sequence is MLPNKKALEIIRKYMKIYNGKNEEDIKEDLIKRLKEENVLVETEDGTYTLKAEDEEEMMHSKVGALKEAIYKFAKPSKIENLKNPRILDLCSGMGYNAIAALHYNKNAEIDMVEICEEALFLTLFLDIPYKEHEIIKDKVREYFLNKIGIEYKSDYDNINLYVGDARKFIIKSDKKYNVVFHDAFSPKRDPTLYTYDFLKEIYKRMEDNGVLISYSSAIPFRSALVDCGFVISEKESVGRKRGITLAYKNPNFKPNRINEVDERVIALSVIALPYRDETLSLTKDKIIDDREKRREKLKEKLIKIGKYLSTKQIKKGNIPEEVLKIQKEDLNSSEIIKKMRLKFFSNMGDKIFIEMSKF, encoded by the coding sequence ATGCTTCCAAACAAAAAAGCACTGGAGATTATTAGAAAGTATATGAAAATCTACAATGGAAAGAATGAAGAAGATATTAAAGAAGATTTGATTAAGAGGCTAAAGGAAGAAAATGTCTTAGTAGAAACTGAGGATGGAACTTACACTTTAAAGGCAGAAGATGAAGAGGAGATGATGCATTCAAAGGTCGGGGCTTTAAAGGAAGCGATTTATAAGTTTGCTAAACCATCAAAAATTGAAAACTTAAAAAACCCGAGAATTTTAGATTTATGTAGTGGTATGGGATACAATGCTATAGCTGCTTTGCATTATAATAAAAATGCAGAGATTGATATGGTTGAGATTTGCGAAGAAGCTTTATTTTTAACTTTATTTTTAGATATCCCATATAAAGAGCATGAGATTATAAAAGATAAGGTTAGAGAGTATTTTTTAAACAAAATTGGCATTGAATATAAGTCAGATTATGATAATATCAATTTATATGTTGGAGATGCGAGAAAATTTATAATAAAGAGTGATAAAAAATACAATGTAGTTTTTCACGATGCATTTTCACCAAAGAGAGACCCTACCCTCTATACTTACGATTTTTTGAAAGAAATTTATAAAAGAATGGAAGATAATGGAGTTTTGATATCTTACTCTTCAGCAATTCCTTTTAGAAGTGCTTTGGTTGATTGTGGTTTTGTAATTTCAGAAAAAGAGAGTGTTGGGAGAAAAAGAGGGATAACCTTAGCTTACAAAAACCCAAATTTTAAACCAAATAGAATTAATGAGGTTGATGAGAGAGTTATAGCTTTATCAGTTATAGCCCTACCTTATAGGGATGAAACATTAAGTTTAACTAAAGATAAAATAATAGATGATAGAGAGAAAAGAAGAGAAAAGTTAAAAGAAAAATTAATTAAGATAGGAAAATACCTATCAACAAAACAGATAAAAAAAGGAAATATTCCAGAAGAGGTTTTAAAAATTCAAAAAGAAGATTTGAACTCATCAGAAATAATTAAAAAGATGAGATTAAAGTTTTTCTCGAATATGGGCGATAAAATATTTATTGAGATGTCCAAATTTTAA